The Myxococcaceae bacterium JPH2 genome has a window encoding:
- a CDS encoding MCP four helix bundle domain-containing protein — protein sequence MMNSRTPLRGYRAGFFFVVVLLSAVTGFTLWTEMRTGRQVDGLVREALNRADLIGRIRVYVMSLESAIEAHIRATDDAERKEADAVMEEILSDIRLASDAYTRDMPLGEKAVWLRFNAACQGLADQVRAAAVFSRQREAERARRHLVEGIRPMAIEVDALAGQLAQENSDGTRELLGHLATLRVRNTALGAGATLLAILVSLMVGLHIMSVLRRQDATIQGQLEELGRHNQELDAFTRRVAHDLMSPLAPLKGYLTLVRRSGEVKNPGVLEMLAQCESSAVRMGELIEALLRFCRAGTRGERTAGELDTAVSTLLLEVSQTAAAQGVALERELEAGVEVDCPGQLLQVVARNLLSNAVKYTAGRPEPRVTVRVATEGTDAVLEVTDNGLGMSAATQASLFQPFFRAPEVRGIPGHGLGLATTRRVVEAHGGALVVNSEEGKGTRMTVRFPKVSGSTLSAGALATVESGQNRASAARKAP from the coding sequence GTGATGAACTCCCGGACACCGCTGCGCGGCTACCGCGCGGGCTTCTTCTTCGTGGTGGTGCTGCTGTCGGCCGTCACCGGCTTCACGCTGTGGACGGAGATGCGCACCGGGCGCCAGGTGGACGGGTTGGTGCGCGAGGCGCTCAACCGCGCGGACCTCATCGGGCGCATTCGCGTGTACGTGATGTCGCTGGAGTCCGCCATCGAGGCGCACATCCGCGCCACGGACGACGCCGAGCGCAAGGAGGCCGACGCGGTGATGGAGGAGATCCTCTCCGACATCCGGCTGGCCTCGGACGCGTACACGCGCGACATGCCGTTGGGGGAGAAGGCGGTGTGGTTGCGCTTCAACGCGGCCTGCCAGGGGCTGGCGGATCAGGTCCGCGCGGCGGCGGTGTTCTCTCGCCAACGCGAGGCGGAGCGCGCGCGCCGGCACCTGGTGGAGGGCATCCGCCCCATGGCCATCGAGGTGGATGCGCTGGCGGGGCAGCTCGCGCAGGAGAACTCGGATGGCACGCGCGAGCTGTTGGGCCACCTGGCCACGCTGCGCGTGCGCAACACGGCGCTGGGCGCGGGGGCCACGCTGCTGGCCATCCTCGTGTCCCTGATGGTGGGCCTGCACATCATGTCCGTGCTGCGCCGCCAGGACGCCACCATCCAGGGCCAGCTGGAGGAACTGGGGCGGCACAACCAGGAGCTGGACGCGTTCACCCGACGCGTGGCGCATGACCTGATGAGCCCGCTGGCGCCGCTCAAGGGCTACCTGACGCTGGTGCGGCGCTCGGGCGAGGTGAAGAACCCGGGCGTGCTGGAGATGCTGGCCCAGTGCGAGTCGAGCGCGGTGCGCATGGGCGAACTCATCGAGGCGCTCCTGCGCTTCTGTCGGGCCGGCACGCGCGGCGAGCGCACGGCGGGAGAGCTGGACACGGCGGTGAGCACGCTGCTCCTGGAGGTGAGCCAGACGGCCGCCGCGCAGGGCGTGGCGCTGGAGCGCGAGCTGGAGGCGGGCGTGGAGGTGGATTGCCCCGGCCAGCTCTTGCAGGTGGTGGCGCGCAACCTCTTGTCCAACGCGGTGAAGTACACGGCGGGCCGGCCGGAGCCTCGGGTGACGGTGCGGGTGGCCACCGAGGGCACGGACGCGGTGCTGGAGGTGACGGACAACGGCCTGGGCATGAGCGCCGCCACGCAGGCCTCGCTGTTCCAGCCGTTCTTCCGGGCGCCCGAAGTGCGCGGCATCCCAGGCCACGGACTCGGCCTGGCCACCACCCGGCGCGTGGTGGAGGCGCATGGCGGCGCGTTGGTGGTGAACTCCGAGGAGGGAAAGGGCACCCGCATGACGGTGCGCTTCCCCAAGGTCTCCGGTTCCACGTTGTCCGCGGGAGCACTCGCGACCGTGGAGTCCGGACAGAACC